In Parasegetibacter sp. NRK P23, the genomic stretch CTCTGCTTCTTTCATATTGGTAGCGTACGAAATCGTAAGGCTTCATCACGGAGAGCTTATTGGCGAGTTGCCGCACGCCCACCAGCCCGTTGTAGTTGATGCGTGTTTTCATCGCCTTTCCTCCTTTGGTGGTAATAATTACTACGCCGTTCGCGCCACGCGCGCCATAAATCGCGGTGGCCGCCGCATCTTTCAAAACATCAATGGTTTCGATGTCTTGCGGAGCCAATACATCCAGCGCGTTCTCCACCTGAATACCGTCCACCACATACAACGGCGCGTTGTCCTGGGTAATAGAACCTCCGCCCCTCAGTTTCACTACGGCGCTGGCCCCGGGCGTACCTTCCGACTGAATAATCTGTACACCGGCCAATCGTCCTGCCAATGCTTCCGCGGTGGAGTTGATCGGAATATCTTTCAGGTCCTTCGCGCTCACGGAAGAAACGGAACTGGTCAGGTCCTTTCTTTTTACCTGCTGGTACCCAATCACCACATACTCGTCAAGGTTAGAAACCTCTCGTTGAAGGGTAATATTCAGTTCCTTCCCGGGTTCAGCCGGAACGTTCATGGTTTTAAAACCCACGCCGGTAATTACCAGTGTTACGGGCTTGGACACACGAAGGGAAAAGCGCCCGTCGGAACCACTTTTAACCCCATTTTTTTCTCCGCTCACCACTACCGAAATATCGGGCAATGGCGCACCGGTACCTTCTTCAGTAATTTTCCCCTGAATGGTTCCCGATTGGGCGAAGACCTGGTAAAATGACGTAATGAGGAATAACAGCGTGAAGCATAACTTTCTCATACAGCAAACATGTTTATTAAATAAAGCGAAGAAATTGCAGGATTACGCACGGCACCCAAAGACGCGGAGTTATAAAATGGAAGGTTTCCATGTGCAATATGACAAGCAATTTCAATCGTTAAAGCAATGCTATCACTATTTTCCTTGCCGGGAAAACGTTTGAAAACCTTTTTTTACGCAATCGTTCCCGGCATCGTTGGCGTAATGGTTTGCATAAAATCACCACTTAGTTTCTTCTTCCCGCAGCGTTCCGGCATAATAAAGTATCTTTAGAATCATTCAATCAGATCAAGGATGAAATTCGAAGCGGTTACCATTAAAGACATTGCCAAAGCCTTAGGACTCTCCACTTCAACGGTTTCCCGCGCCCTGCGCGACAGCCACGAGATCAGTGCGGAAACCAAACAACTGGTACTGGATTGCGCCGAAAAACTCAACTACCGCCCCAATCCCATCGCGCTGAGCCTGAAGGAAAAAAGGAGCCGCTCCATTGGTGTGGTGGTATGCGAGATTGCCAACAACTTCTTTTCACAAATCATCAACGGAATCGAATCCATCGCTTACGACCGCGGGTACAACGTAATCATCTCGCAAAGTCATGAATCCTATGAACGCGAAGTGATGGACCTCCATTACCTGTCTTCCCGCTCCGTAGATGGATTGCTGATTTCCGTTTCCACTGAAACCAACGATACCAGTCATATCCGCGCATTACACGAAAAAGGATTACCCATCGTGTTGTTCGACCGCATCGCCGATGAAATAAAAACACATACGGTGGTATCCGATAATTTCCAGGGCGCTTATGATGCCACGGAACATCTTATTAAGAATGGTTATAAAAAAATCGCGGCCCTTACCAATTCCGAATTCCTTTCCATTACTTCGGAACGACTGGCGGGCTACCGCGAAGCCTTGCTTGCACACGATATTAAACCCATCAACTCATGGGTAAAACACTGTTTTTACGGCGGTATGATCTTTTCTGAAATTGAAGAAGCCGTGAACAACCTGCTCACACAAAAGAACAAACCCGACGCCATTTTCACCACCAGCGACAAGCTCACTACCGGATGCCTGAAAACGCTGATCAGAAGAGGCATTCGCGTACCCGATGAAATAGCGGTGATCGGATTTTCAAACACAGATATCCCGGAACTGCTGAACCCATCGCTCTCCGTAATAAGGCAACCCGCCTACGAAATGGGCAAAGCCGCCACCGAACTGCTGCTGCAATTGATCGAAAGCAAACGCCCAGTAAAGGAGTTCGAGAAAAGAGTACTTACACCTGAAATACAGATCAGGGATTCTTCCGGAGGGAGGAAAATATAATTTTGAATGTTGTATTATTTGTTTTTTCAGGTAACCCAACATTAATCATACTTCCTTCCCCCTTTCTGCAACACGCCGCCCAGTCCGAAGATGAACCCGAATTCGGTAAAGTTCTCCTTCACCAGGGGATAGGTGGCCACTCCCCTTGAACCTACTTTAATGTAGGCCGAATAATTGTGCAGCATATTAAAACTTGGCGCGGAAACGCCCAGGGTAAACGCATTACTCTTCAGGTTGTAATTGTTGATGACGAGGTAAGATTTTTCAGAAGAGAAACCCGTAAACAACGATACGCCTTCCCGGTTGCCCCAGATGGATTTACGGATAAACGAATACTTCGCGCCTATCGAATAGCCATCCGCGTCGCGGGAAGTAAAATGCGTTCCTTTGTAATTGGTAGCGCTCCATTTGTGTTGAATATAATCGGCAGAGAGTTGAAGCTGATTTTGTTTCCAGGCAAGGCCGGCGCCCCATTTGTGCGGGTATTTAAAATTGCCGTAGATGGACTTCTCTTCCACCAGCACGTTCCCTGACGCGTCGGAAATAGTATTGTCCTCTACCGTTTTCAGATTAACGGATGGTTCGAAGAAGGCGCCCAGAGTCCAGTCCGATTTTCCTGTTTTGAACTGGTACTGCATACCGCCGGAGAAATAGAAATTATTGTAGTACTTATTATTTTCGATGTTCACCTGCTCAGATTCAGAAACATACATCGTCTCCATCCTGTTGATGGGACCGAACAGGTAGCCAGCCGTTGCCCCGATGGAAAGATGTTTCCCGATTTTCATGCCATGGCTCACCCCGAATTCGTACAAACCACCGGAGCCTTCAATCTCATCCA encodes the following:
- a CDS encoding LacI family DNA-binding transcriptional regulator, with protein sequence MKFEAVTIKDIAKALGLSTSTVSRALRDSHEISAETKQLVLDCAEKLNYRPNPIALSLKEKRSRSIGVVVCEIANNFFSQIINGIESIAYDRGYNVIISQSHESYEREVMDLHYLSSRSVDGLLISVSTETNDTSHIRALHEKGLPIVLFDRIADEIKTHTVVSDNFQGAYDATEHLIKNGYKKIAALTNSEFLSITSERLAGYREALLAHDIKPINSWVKHCFYGGMIFSEIEEAVNNLLTQKNKPDAIFTTSDKLTTGCLKTLIRRGIRVPDEIAVIGFSNTDIPELLNPSLSVIRQPAYEMGKAATELLLQLIESKRPVKEFEKRVLTPEIQIRDSSGGRKI